A part of Chryseobacterium shigense genomic DNA contains:
- a CDS encoding APC family permease, producing the protein MELRIKPFPKNTYSKKGLLIKDPSPRVWLYEMEVLGIDLAKVKSYAIPADQPDVLYGCLLVFHDEAPQEIGKNAYFQCVDDKLFIPENTVFYPKINPEDWQYAGAKFLVMHPEFGLVKLTEEINWFSVIQEPEISERKVRRPSNGVKTPQHIESFTVEMDDEKVLATLQQPKNEEEWMKNLPFDLKKVMAGNKKEIEKYLKYIEKYPDRAVDLGVPLDIMGTSRGDGFGKFTFGGSWLSTLFGGAGDEKETTGSRNFRWIFWAAVIGAILFRIFMPSEDKAQKEDFLVSSGKIMNGTDKARADMIAYQSGVTDIDMKIDSIYGKERKKLSGEYAAAGAAMSKDKNEREKYKKTGGRNLGEVGNDIEKLNNREQNSRDFLKIIYSKRITKHLVQQEEKMKRRISDSLKKYTKGKPVNGEVVKFILKKKQVLMADSLGRLYGTVDMMNLPPAAIKDSKTGTLESGENSRKEKTKVSDILYLVIFMFGAVGIYSFIVKRKSPNLGGDSVPLWVKIILSAVLVSMLVYLFYPLISMFGYNWFVWILVFFVILLLYRLFSEDKTILNTGDDE; encoded by the coding sequence ATGGAACTTAGAATAAAGCCTTTTCCGAAAAATACCTATTCTAAAAAAGGGCTTTTAATCAAAGACCCGTCACCTCGTGTATGGCTTTATGAAATGGAAGTTTTGGGGATAGATCTTGCTAAGGTAAAATCCTATGCTATTCCGGCAGATCAGCCTGATGTTCTGTACGGATGCCTGCTTGTATTTCATGATGAAGCACCTCAGGAAATTGGGAAAAATGCATATTTCCAGTGTGTAGATGACAAACTTTTTATCCCTGAAAATACTGTTTTTTATCCCAAGATCAATCCTGAAGACTGGCAGTATGCCGGTGCAAAATTTCTGGTAATGCATCCGGAATTTGGTTTGGTGAAACTAACGGAAGAGATCAACTGGTTTTCCGTAATACAGGAGCCTGAAATATCAGAAAGAAAGGTAAGAAGACCGTCGAATGGTGTAAAAACTCCTCAGCATATCGAAAGCTTTACTGTTGAGATGGATGATGAAAAAGTTCTGGCCACCCTTCAGCAGCCTAAAAATGAGGAAGAGTGGATGAAAAACCTGCCTTTTGATCTCAAAAAAGTAATGGCGGGAAATAAAAAAGAAATTGAAAAATATTTAAAATATATAGAAAAATATCCTGACAGGGCTGTAGATCTTGGTGTACCACTGGATATTATGGGAACTTCCCGTGGTGACGGATTTGGAAAGTTTACCTTTGGAGGAAGTTGGCTGAGTACCTTATTTGGAGGAGCGGGAGATGAGAAAGAAACAACAGGAAGCAGGAATTTCCGTTGGATATTCTGGGCAGCTGTTATAGGAGCTATACTTTTCAGGATCTTTATGCCTTCAGAAGACAAGGCTCAAAAGGAAGATTTTCTGGTTTCCTCCGGTAAAATTATGAATGGAACCGATAAAGCGCGGGCAGATATGATTGCCTATCAGTCCGGAGTAACGGATATTGATATGAAAATCGATTCTATTTATGGAAAAGAGAGGAAAAAACTTTCCGGTGAGTATGCTGCTGCGGGCGCCGCGATGTCAAAAGATAAAAACGAAAGGGAAAAATATAAAAAGACGGGTGGAAGGAATCTTGGAGAAGTAGGAAATGATATTGAAAAGCTCAATAACAGAGAACAGAACAGCAGAGATTTCCTTAAAATCATTTATTCAAAAAGGATAACGAAGCATCTTGTTCAGCAGGAAGAAAAAATGAAACGGCGTATATCAGATTCCCTGAAGAAATATACGAAAGGAAAACCTGTTAACGGAGAGGTTGTGAAATTTATATTAAAGAAAAAACAGGTATTAATGGCCGATTCGCTGGGCCGGCTTTACGGGACTGTTGATATGATGAATCTTCCTCCGGCTGCCATTAAAGATTCAAAAACAGGAACCCTTGAATCGGGTGAAAATAGTAGGAAGGAAAAGACAAAGGTTTCAGATATTCTGTATCTTGTGATCTTTATGTTCGGAGCGGTGGGAATTTATTCTTTCATTGTCAAACGAAAATCTCCAAATTTAGGTGGTGATAGCGTACCGTTGTGGGTGAAAATTATTTTATCTGCGGTTCTTGTTTCCATGCTGGTATATCTTTTCTATCCGCTCATCAGTATGTTCGGATACAACTGGTTTGTATGGATCCTTGTATTTTTTGTGATTCTTCTTCTTTACCGCCTGTTCAGCGAAGACAAAACCATTTTAAATACCGGAGACGATGAATAA